gtcgaccaacgctgcgcttaccggtgcggggttgccactctaacaccttggaaccccaacgtcaatcggttttccgagctatgtgccccgcccattgccacttctcgactcgctgagctatgtcggtaactctctatctcggatctcctcatttccgatttgatcacgtagagatactcctaacatggCCCTTTCCATCGCCCGCATCGCCGCTTCCctacaactaaataaaatactactgactactaaataaaataaaataaagagccTTTATTCTTCTACCAAAACTAATACATTATTACATGATATAACATTTTTcgtatataacatttttattcaattcaattcaaatttaaatcaattttaaatttttatttatttgccgatacaggtaaataggtgttacagatAAATATgtagatcttaactgtaccacgcccaATTGTCATGCAATTCAGATATTGGGAATTATTAAACGTCGTtactaattttcaatttatttgataaaaaattgtataaagcttttagtataatataaattatgcgATGTCTTAAACTGTGTAATCATAAGGTCTAATTTAAGGTAGAAGTCGCCTCATCGGTGCAGGCTCCCCCAAGTTTTTCCAAATATCCCGATCCTTGCACTTAGTCATCCAATCTGTGCCTTTTTTTTGTCTCTAGGTATCCATTCAGTTATTCGTTTAGCCCACCTGGAGTTCAAATTctacaaacgtgaccagcccatttccattttatattatttaatggaCTACGAGATGCGGTGTTTGCGcagtgagtaggagctcgacttcactttcggagggccgagtttgaatcccagctcgcacctctaacttttctaagtggtggtgttaagtaataaaaatatcacttgcttcaacggtgaacggtAAACAAAAGCTTAAACCTAAAGAATATGTAAGTACTTGGAATTTAATAAccaaaaagcaaaaataaaataaaataaaaataaagttgaaacataaaaaaatcatttgatttttaaaaatattttgctttttgtagtagaataattgaaaaaaaaattggcctgTTCCGATAATCGCGGATCGGGATCTTGTGACCCGTAGACTAACTTGCTAACCAACGAggcagatataaaaaaaaaaaaacataagattatttttttcggGCTGTTAACCTTCAATCTAAATACAAAATAGGTCACACAAAGAGGTGTCCTGGCCCTTTAACATTCTTCACATTTGCCCCATCACCGGCACCTACATATATCAGTCAATTTGTATGTATTACCGTGTGTTACATCAATTGGATAAGCGGCTCATTCGATCATAGGTAACTACTGGGTAAGTATGATAGTTAAACGCCCGGTTTCTCAGACGATGATCAGATTGCTTGAGAACGATCACTTCTATCTTGGGTCGCCGAAATGGAGataacatgaaaataaataattagaaaggTTACTGAATCAGGCACTAATAAGTACTTTGACCTGTGGTGTAACTACCCTAAGCCAGATGGGCCCTGGGGTGCCTATAGTCATGACATCCCTGAGCTTCGATTAACATCGttaaaagatattatatatgactagctgttgcccgcgacttcgtccgcttttgtttttgctttcgaaagacatgtgcctcataaatgtggcagcactttatgtatttatagctaagcctggtgtaaaatcgtcaaacactttcgtcctcTCTCCCGAGAGAACCGAGCTaatttctaataccttcagttatatgtgtacaaagtttcgtgatgattgcgtgaaagcgtaacaaacaaacttacattcacttttataatattagtagggataactAAGTTGCCTAAAGAATTTTAGACTTTAATTTTATGGCCCCTGACCAACAAATCTCGAGGACTCGGACTAGTAATTAAGATTTGAAGAAGTGTACCATATGTAACGAAATACTTGGTCATTACATAATCAGTCTTTAAGCCATCAGCTACACCGCTGGGCATTTATCAGTCTTAATCAGCTCTCCGAGGCAGgacatattacaataaaacctcttaaaaattattaaaataaatgtaattcgGACTAAATTATTTCTGTTTGGTTCTTCATTGACATTTTAGATTTCAGCCCCGTGGCCCGTGATTACATAGCGCCAGTGACTTAGCCGTTGTCAGAATCGTTGATTTGATCAGTATCGCAGAAACTGAGGGCTAGTGCAACCACAGTGTAACATAATACTATAGTGGTCATAGATTTTCCCGCAGTCAGTCAGTTGTTGGGCGAAGCGCGCGCGGTACGCAGTGGCTTAAACCGGTACGGTCGGAAGATACGAGCAAAGAGACAGGATGGCGGTCGGGGCTATTTGCTTTTTGGCGGTTCTATGCAGTTTACTACAGCAAGGTTTGTGGTTTTGCTCTGTCACGGTCCATTGAGTTTATCTTAATCATTCtgatcatcaacccattagtcCATTATGTACAGGTCGCCTTTAAGGATGATAAAggtttatgccgtagtccaccactctggtcaagtgcggattggtagacttcacactcccTTGAGAACACTATCGAGAACTCGCAGGCGTCcgggtttcttcacgatgttttctatcatcgctgaagcaagtgatattttaattacttaaaacgcacataattgagaaaagttacaggtgctggGGTTCGCaatcggcccccgaaagtgaagtcgagctcctacccactgggccatcaccgctttttagtatttaacttcaatttcattttattcagcacaatacataatgctACATTTACAgtacaatatttaaaagaaatttaattaaataatgtaacgtCTGTACATTGTACAAACAGTTTGATCGCagccattttaaaaattaactaattgTACGAATTTCTAAAACACACAGAAAACCGGAGCGAGAGAAattttatggagcactctcaGACATACAAAGAACCTGAAGATGTATTAAATTGCTTACGAGTTCCCTTTAAGGGAGAGCCTTAATAAAAGTCTCAATACCTCCAATGGTTAAGGGATGTGAATGGCATCTAAGTCATAAGTTCAGTTCCTAATTTTTGGCTTTTGTGATTTTGATAATTCAAGGTCAacgattttctttttaattataggTATCCTTTAGAATAAGTATATGCATTGATTGAAAaattgtatctgttacattgCTCTTATTCGTATTATTTCAATGATTAAGGTTTTTGGTATTTACTTaagttacttaagggatgatggggctggtATATACGTGTTGGATAAAAGCCGTTTGACGCGGAAACGTGaaacttgtatgtttgtattgaTTCTATCATCAGCTCAGAAGGCAGGTTCTACAGAGAAGGATTATATCTCAGAAAGTGCGTTTGTCCATCCCTAAAATTTGTAAACAATCAACAGCATGATTATCGCATCTTTGTCTAGTGGTTGGTCTGTTCAGCGATACGATACAAGGTTCTGAATTGAGCAAAAGTCTATTGATTGGTccttagaaaaaaaacttaggtTCTGAATTGAGCAAAAGTCTATTGATTGGTCCTTGGAAAAAATTAAGGTTCTGAATTGAGCAAAAGTCTATTGATTACTTACTCAAGTtgtacgtggcaggaaacacagttgctgGGAGGGCGTTTCACATCCAGTACGTGTCAagaacgtggataaaaaacgtttcgtgcgtctTGATGGAATATGATGCCACGCTTATGACGTATCGCTGTTCAAGAACGGGGACGTCATAAGTTGTAGAGCCATGATATTCTCCTCTGGCCAGACAttttcttccaagcaaccttgtcattaagaaattcatcaattgtataataacctcgctgttataaatgtgttttaacacattttttaaacttatgcattggtaggtccaataCCATCAACAATCATTAAGTATTGAACGGGGTGGAGGATGAAAGTCTTGTCCAGTTTACATCATAGCCCGGTGATACCTAAACCGACTTTATAGGAGGTTGTCAAATGTCAGATTGATGTCAGCCAATGATTCGCCATTGTCCAATAAGTTACCAAGCGACCGATGTCTTTTTCTTCCACTGCAAACATTATTAATTCGTTCTCTCAACGTTCAATGAAAAAATGTGGCAAATCGAATAAcgattcgattttcggatggacacttgccgataaccacctgatgggttgctacggcgtcacacggggggagtggggcgagcgcgaaaggtCGCCATGAGGAGAGCCTCAGGGCTGGACGACATCGGGGgcagagtgggagacgtcgacccgagggtgcctcctgcgagggctcggccctcggctcggttcgacgttaatctgactgttggtggacttttggactaatcattgtttagtagtaggtagaatctgctttccgaaccggcggtagagtcacacaaacatacatacttgacgtttcaaaagtgcttataaagtaggcctacttgaaataaatgaatttgtttttttttttttttttgaattttttagtccgaacgcccccgtgaccttGGTAACGATCCGAATCGAATATCGAATAACGCGGCATAATAGCCTTAGTACTAAATTGCTCGCACGCAATCGagcagtcgttttcgagtatggaaatacgtGAACATCGGTGTGAAATGaatcttatttgtattaaattaacgCACAAATTTGACTGCAATGCTTTCCCTCGAGTTTTTGACAggacgtttgtaaaataaaaatcggaaGTACTGAATTCGCGACTCAAAAGCTAGTGACAATAGATTCATTTTATATTGACGATACAGATTTCaatactcaaaaacgactccTCAATGGCGAGcgagtaaatcttgtactaaggctacaggtaGGCTAAGTAGGCGCGGCTTTTGATTGTTACCTCTCATGTACCTACGGTTTTCCAGGCGTTCTAAAAGAGGTTCTTCCTGCTTAGGACTGCGTTTCACAATGTCCCAGTCATACACATATTCTACATGTACAGGGTCATTGAACAAAGAAAATGGAATAGACTGATTAGAGCGTAAACGTTGCAAGAACACCAGACGAGTGCACGACACCTTGTTGCCGACGTGATCATAAATTTTAACCAAGATTCAAAATCCGATCCATGACCAGGGGGTATTTTAGTTATCGTCCGTCTAACAAgattgtattggatagaagcagttgttactttgcggaaatccataatatattacaatgaattgtaaagtcaacgtctccgtacagggtacattgccgaagagctgtttggtgtggagtataagtattttaCCAAGCTTAATTGTAAaaagagttgctctgtttatacatGATTTTTTCCTTCCTACCATGGTGAGCCATCTGCTAGTTCTTTAAACttcactttttaaaatatactgcCAACGTATAAATACACGCAGAGCAGGGCCCTTCACCACGGTACTATGATCATACCGTCTTGCCTTCATCTCTACCTAAATATACCGGAAAGTTCTAATTGTACAGAGATGGACCTCCCAGACTGGACTTACTACGTACCTGGTGTGCCGCTTTATCCTATAGTaactgtacaaaaataatattaataataaccaaTGTCCATTGTCCTCAGGTTTAGCAATAACGTGCTACCAATGCAACAGCCACAACGATTCGCGGTGTCTGATGACCAAGTTGCCGGACACTCTCCGCCTGCCATGCAGCCCCAAGGACACCATGTGCCGAAAGATCTCCCAGGTTGTGGAGTTCGAGATGAACGGCATGCCTCCAGACAGCCGTGTCATCAGGGGCTGCGGATGGGATGACAGCAGCTACAAGGTAAGAAACCATTAGACCCAAACCTCCATTAGTCTGCTTTAACCGGGTATAATTTCCCAGCTCGATAAGTTGCAAAGTGTAGTAACTTCTACAGATCGTCATTTCAGATAAAATTATGTAGAAACTTCATTTGACTTATATTTACCAACTGCTGTGAAAGCTTTACTGATCAATCCCTTTGTTGCAGGGCCGTTGCTACCAACGCTCAGGTTTTGGAGGCAGACAGGAAGTGTGTTCGTGCTTAGAAGACGGTTGTAATTCCGCATCCGTGCCGGTAGTAGCCACTGTTCTAATGCTCCTCACATTCGCATTACTAAGGTTCTAATTAACCTCATAAAACCAAGACATTTCAAGGTTATCTACCTTTAAACTAATATAACAATGTCGCGACTGACAGGCACCATTCAGCCTAAATCCTTGGACAAGTTATTTGAACTTTGGATAAGTGGACTAGAAAGAATTGTAGACATAAATCTAAGGGATTATAATGATTGTACGGAGATCTCTGATTTTTGAACGCACcagaaaataattaacttatttgGAAAATCAACCATTATTCTAGGTCAATTTGATATGGATTTAAGTTATGTGAGTAGATCTGGgcacttctgtttttttttctctttaaacTGTGAAAATATCTTAGTTCCATGAGAAACCATATAAACCACATAGAACCAGAATTAGTGTTGCTTCACTTAGAACTTGGATCTTAGTTGCGCTTTCCTGATTCTTTCCAAGGATTCCATAgtagatacaaaatattattgagGAAGGATTTACTCTTATGTtctaataacaatttatttcctATTAGGATTTCCGGACTAGATACTCTTGTTGCGTCCAAACAAAAGTTACACATTATAAATTACTTCGGAGGTTGGACCAGATAATCTTGAAATGTCTGGCCTAAAAGCACTAGTCTTGTACATTGTATTGTACTTGGCCTAACTAGGCTGTAGATATATTAGgaagtaaattatattattaatttttagatgCGAGTTTCTATAGAATGAATGGAACTCTTCCGATGCAGAAGTAGATATAAATAGGTGGTTTAAAATGGGGGGGTAATTGTGTGCCGCATTTCTAATGGATTAGCTTAACTCAAAACGATTGCAActacttacttttatttgtctataatagaCCGGTTGATTTTGATAAAATGCATGCACCTGTATCGATTATTcctaagatataatttttatgttattttgagATGATGTTACTAGAAATCAATCGGAGCGGCTAGTTACCAAAGGAAGTGTAGAAATTAGATATATAACCAATGTAGATCACCATCGATGCATATCAACAATTTTGATAATACTACATTAAAAGGTGGTTCCAtagctaatattattttaagtaatgcatataattttttgtacgGACTTGGCAATATCGTAAAACTAACAAAGAACGAATCGTGCAAATTGCAAGAGAAGTTCAGGGAAAGGAATGCTCTTGATGCgtgaatgtaataaataattaagataaaGATGTTTCTGAATAATCTAGGTATGAATGATGATGTGAGATTGTGAACAAGCATAAATCTATTTTCGATagagataaattttaaatcacCTAATATCTTTGTCCTGAGTGATGTACAACTATGTGAGCTCTGATTACAATTATGGCACCTCTTGATACCAGGGAAATTTTGAGAGAATCACAGTTCTTTAAATGTTGGAACCACAATTATATTTGGCACACCAAAAACTTGATAAACCCTGTTTGCATACAAaaagtgcgacaagtttacaaCTACCGAAGTTAGCTTATGAATTCTGTATGGAACTGAGGGCTCCCATGTTCAGTAACTTATCTGGCTGGTTGATCAGTAATTGTCTTATATAACGCAAAATTTAGAGCCGCTAGCATACTTCGTTGACATATCACTATCTTGTTTAAAACTATCGGAAAAGTTACAGAATATGGGAGAAGGTCGCCGTTCGATTTAGAACCTTCGGGAGAGCTTCTCAATCAAGTATAAGGCTGGTAACTATATTTCACAAAGTCTTTTGTTTATCGCTGCGCTTGCAATGTACCCAAATTGACCAAAATGGGGCAAACCGCTCCACTGGGACGCACAGTATTTTATAGATACTACCCTAATACAACCCATTGTATCATACTACTAAAATTTTCATGAGCACAGCCattattgaaacaataaataagCTTATTCCATCACATCTACCGACGTGGAAAACTAGACCAGGTCATAGCTTATGCTTAATGGAACGGTGGCTGATTACTCTGATGCTATTAGTGAACTAGCGCGACACTGTACAGGTGAACACAGATTTATATGCCAAGGATTTAGTTATATCTATTACATACGGACATTGATTCTCTGATTTGATCTCTACAAATCGTAATTTTCGTTTAGATTCTCAGAACTACGGCATAATGTACCAAACGGATAACTCATTACAATAATTTCCGTACATTCCCTTAAGTCAAAACATCACTCGATgccatttttttaagaactataGATCAATCTTTGACAGAGTATCTGCGATCACCCCTGGCGTAGCCCAGAGTAACCATAGATGGTAAGCGATAGAAATGTAGAAAACCATGATTATTTGACGTAACATgactgtatctcagttgacactaAATTTATCTAGGCACTATGGAAAGTGGCCATCAAATAATGTCCAAACCATTATTATGCATTACG
The sequence above is a segment of the Pararge aegeria chromosome 17, ilParAegt1.1, whole genome shotgun sequence genome. Coding sequences within it:
- the LOC120630946 gene encoding uncharacterized protein LOC120630946 — protein: MAVGAICFLAVLCSLLQQGLAITCYQCNSHNDSRCLMTKLPDTLRLPCSPKDTMCRKISQVVEFEMNGMPPDSRVIRGCGWDDSSYKGRCYQRSGFGGRQEVCSCLEDGCNSASVPVVATVLMLLTFALLRF